In the Acidimicrobiales bacterium genome, CTCGCCGCCCTCTACCAGCTTGCGGGCACGGCCTCGCGGCGAGCCGAGAGCGAGTCGGCCCTCGACTTCTTCTCGCGGGTCTTCTGGTTCGCGCTCGAGTTCGGGGTGGTGCTCGAGGAGGGACGGCCCAAGGCCTACGGGGCGGGGTTGCTCTCCTCCTGCGGCGAGATCGAGGCCTTCACCGCCGCGGAGATGCGCCCCTTCGACCTCGCCGCGATGGGCACCACCGACTACGACATCACCCACTACCAGCCGCTTTTGTTCCTCGCGCCCTCGTTCTCGGAGATGACCGGGCGCCTAGGCGAGTTCTTCTCGGCCTTCGACGACGAGCTCGCCGAACGCCTCCGCCGGGAGGCTCAGGAAAGCCAGCTCCGCAGGTAGGAGGGGTCGGCGCAGCCACGCGCCGAGGGGCTCACCGCGAGCGGCGAGAAGGTATCGATCATCACCGCCGTCTCGTCGGTGCGCGACGCCCCGAGCGAGGCCTCGACGGCGCCGGGCTGCGGGCCGTGCACGAAGCCCGCCGGGTGCAGCGTCATCGAGCAGCGGCCGATTCCGCTGCCGGCGCGACTGAGGAAGTCCCCGTCCGCGTAGAAGATGACCTCGTCGCTGTCGGTGTTGGCGTGGTGATAGGGGGCGGGCACGGCGCGCGGGTCGAAGTCGAGGGGCCGCGGCACGAAGCTGCAGACGACGAAGGCGGGCCCCACGAAGGTCTGGTGCACCGGTGGCGGCTGATGGAAGCGCCCCACGACGGGCTCGAAGTCGGCGATCGAGAGCGCGAGCGGGTAGACCGAGCCGTCCCAGCCGACGACGTCGAAGGGATGGTGCGCGTAGCGGTGCCGCGCCCAGCCGGCGCGGTGGCGGATGATCACCTCCACCTCCTCCCCCTCCTCGAGGAGGGGCTCCGCCGGCGCCCGCAGGTCGCGCTCGGAGAACGGAGCACCCTCGAGGAAGTGGCCGCCCGGGCCGACGTAGCGCTCCGGGAAGCCGAGGTGGCCGCGCGCCTCGAGGATCAACAGGTCGACGCCGTCGGCGTCGTCGACCACGAGGCGGTGCGTGGTCGAGGCAGGCACGAGCAGGTAGTCGCCCGCAGCGAAGGGGAGGCGTCCGAAGACCGACTCGAGGACCCCGCGCCCGCGCTGCACGTAGAGGAGCTCGTCGCCGGCCGCGTTGCGATAGAGAGGCCCGGAGCCACAGGCGCGCGCGAAGCACACCGTGACCTCGGCGTTGCCGAGCAGCACGTGACGGCCGAGGACGGGGTCGTCCGCCGCGGCGAGCTCGCCGAGGCGGAGGTGCATCGGCTCCAGCGCGGCGTTCGGTGACGTCTCCTCGCGTGCGACGACGAGCGCCTCGGCGAAGAGCAGGGCGCTCGGCGAGTGACGGTGGTAGAGCAGCGACGAGGGGCCGGAGAAGCCCGCCTGGCCGACGAGCTCCTCGGCGAGGCGCCCCTCGACCCCCTCGAACAGCGAGTGCTCCTTCTTCGGCAACTCGCCGACGCTGCGGTAGCCGGCCATCGCGCTCAGGCCGTCGGGTCGAGATTGCCGCGGCGGCCCTGCTCGCGCTCGATCGCCTCGAAGAGCGCCTTGAAGTTCCCCTCTCCGAAGCCCGTCGCACCCCGCCGCTCGATGACCTCGAGGAACAACGTCGGACGGTCGCCGAGGGTCTCGGTGAAGACCTGCAGCAGGTAGCCACCCGACTCGACGTCGACGAGCACGCCGAGGCGCTCGAGCTCGCCCCAGGGGAGGTCGATCGCACCGACGCGCCGACGGGCCTCGGGGTAGTACTCGGCCGGCGGGACGAGGAAGCGCACGCCCCGGCGCTGCAGCTCGTCGACCGTGCCGACGATGTCCTCGGTGGCGAGCGCCACGTGCTGGACCCCGGGTCCGACATAGGCGTCGAGGTACTCCTCGATCTGGCTCTTGCGCCGGCCGGGGGCGGGCTCGTTGACCGGCAGCACGACATCGCGGCCGTTCCAGAGCACCGTCGAACGCAGCGCCGAGAACTCGGTCCCGATCGCGTCGGCGTCGAAATGCCGCATCTCCTTGAGGCCGAGGACCGACCTGTGCCACGCCACCCACTCGTCGAGCCGGCCCTCCTCGACGTTGGCGACGACGTGGTCGATCCTGGCGAGGCCGACCGGACCGCCGCTCGCGACGCTCGGCAGCCCCTCGCTGACGAGTGCCGGCCACAGCTCGGCACCGTCGAGGGCGGCGTCGACGAGCTGGAGGCGGGTCTCCCCGTAGGCGACGATCGACGCTGTCCTCGACGGGGTCTCCCCGTCGGCGCCGCCGTCCCCTTCCAGGTGGGCGCCGCGGCGCCGCGCCGCGGCGACGCTCTGCGCGAGGTCGCGGACGCCGAGCGCGACGGAGCGGACACCGTCGCCGTGGCGCGCGACGTGCGCGGCGATCGGCGAGCCCTCCGCGAGCGGGGCGGTGACGGCGAGCTCGATCGAGCCCTCGCGGAGCAGGTAGGTGACGCGATCCCGGACACCGGTCTCCGGACCGAGGTAGCCGACGCAGGTGAAGCCGAAGCCGGACTGCAGGAGATGGGTGAAGGCACGGGCGTTCCCCACCCAGAGCTCGAGGTGGTGGAAGCCGGTCATCAGGTCGGCGGGCGCCGTGGCCGGCGCGGCCTCGATGGTGCTCGTCATGCAGAAATGGAACGCCTCTCCGCTCAAGAAGTCAAGTGGATGAGAATTTCTTGAGCATATTTGCAGTGAAAT is a window encoding:
- the hppD gene encoding 4-hydroxyphenylpyruvate dioxygenase; the encoded protein is MTSTIEAAPATAPADLMTGFHHLELWVGNARAFTHLLQSGFGFTCVGYLGPETGVRDRVTYLLREGSIELAVTAPLAEGSPIAAHVARHGDGVRSVALGVRDLAQSVAAARRRGAHLEGDGGADGETPSRTASIVAYGETRLQLVDAALDGAELWPALVSEGLPSVASGGPVGLARIDHVVANVEEGRLDEWVAWHRSVLGLKEMRHFDADAIGTEFSALRSTVLWNGRDVVLPVNEPAPGRRKSQIEEYLDAYVGPGVQHVALATEDIVGTVDELQRRGVRFLVPPAEYYPEARRRVGAIDLPWGELERLGVLVDVESGGYLLQVFTETLGDRPTLFLEVIERRGATGFGEGNFKALFEAIEREQGRRGNLDPTA
- a CDS encoding homogentisate 1,2-dioxygenase; translation: MAGYRSVGELPKKEHSLFEGVEGRLAEELVGQAGFSGPSSLLYHRHSPSALLFAEALVVAREETSPNAALEPMHLRLGELAAADDPVLGRHVLLGNAEVTVCFARACGSGPLYRNAAGDELLYVQRGRGVLESVFGRLPFAAGDYLLVPASTTHRLVVDDADGVDLLILEARGHLGFPERYVGPGGHFLEGAPFSERDLRAPAEPLLEEGEEVEVIIRHRAGWARHRYAHHPFDVVGWDGSVYPLALSIADFEPVVGRFHQPPPVHQTFVGPAFVVCSFVPRPLDFDPRAVPAPYHHANTDSDEVIFYADGDFLSRAGSGIGRCSMTLHPAGFVHGPQPGAVEASLGASRTDETAVMIDTFSPLAVSPSARGCADPSYLRSWLS